One genomic region from Argentina anserina chromosome 2, drPotAnse1.1, whole genome shotgun sequence encodes:
- the LOC126783630 gene encoding uncharacterized protein At5g48480, protein MADQEVQNGGAVKAATVAFDLVSVLEVEAPKAEEAVQFYKEVFGAVEVERGANPKRKADQEQPLIHVLLKFGSGKVLVVDRLEEELKTKKNSAFQLVSEDDVEAVIKKVVAAGGTTESGVTEDQACFPGKHISGKVTDSFGVSWTIVGKKSTTENGANSPAAETVANNTTVA, encoded by the exons ATGGCGGACCAGGAAGTTCAGAACGGCGGAGCTGTCAAGGCCGCCACTGTGGCTTTTGACCTCGTCTCTGTGCTCGAAGTCGAGGCTCCTAAGGCGGAGGAGGCTGTTCAGTTCTACAAGGAGGTCTTCGGGGCTGTGGAGGTCGAGCGCGGCGCGAATCCCAAGCGTAAGGCGGACCAGGAGCAACCTCTCATCCATGTGCTGCTCAAGTTTGGCTCCGGCAAGGTCTTGGTCGTCGATCGCCTTGAGGAGGA GTTGAAGACTAAGAAGAACAGTGCCTTTCAATTGGTCTCTGAGGATGATGTTGAGGCTGTGATCAAGAAGGTTGTGGCTGCTGGAGGGACTACTGAGAGTGGTGTGACTGAGGACCAGGCTTGCTTCCCTGGGAAGCACATCTCCGGCAAAGTCACGGATTCGTTCGGAGTTTCCTGGACAATTGTTGGCAAGAAGAGCACTACTGAGAATGGAGCAAACAGCCCTGCTGCCGAGACTGTGGCGAACAACACCACCGTTGCTTAG
- the LOC126783702 gene encoding protein PEP-RELATED DEVELOPMENT ARRESTED 1, chloroplastic, translated as MLQSTTTIFFPTLSFSPSQSRHPITLLSLPSFSYHYTHSQFPPNHQPKKKPQFQRLCGSYEVGGGFPDDVLGAQNRDKTTQEKTDPAQIEALLKGGEQVTSVLEEMITLLEDMKMDEASEEVAVEIAAQGVLGKRVDEMEAGFMMALDYMIQLADDDQDDKRKSLLEVIKDTVLSYLTKKCPPHVQVIGLLCRTPLKDSRQELLRRVAAGGGVFQSKNDVKVHVPAANLNEIANQADDLLETMETRPVVPDRKLLARLVLIREEARNRMGGGILDERNDRGFKTLPESEVNFLTKLVALKPGKTVEEMIKNVMEGKDEGAEESGSDDKNTTSKKGSGIAGRESVTGRKALPVRPGMFLETVSKVLGGIYGGNVSGITAQHLEWVHQKTLEVLQEIAF; from the exons ATGTTGCAGAGCACCACCACCATCTTCTTCCCCACTCTTTCATTCTCACCATCACAATCTCGCCACCCAATtactctcctctctctcccatCCTTTTCATATCACTACACTCATTCCCAGTTCCCTCCAAATCATCAACCCAAAAAGAAGCCGCAATTCCAGCGACTCTGTGGCTCTTACGAGGTCGGTGGAGGCTTCCCAGATGACGTATTGGGCGCCCAAAACCGGGATAAAACCACCCAAGAGAAGACCGACCCGGCCCAGATTGAAGCCCTCCTCAAAGGTGGAGAGCAAGTCACTTCTGTCCTCGAAGAAATGATCACCCTC TTGGAAGACATGAAGATGGATGAGGCGTCTGAAGAGGTGGCAGTGGAGATAGCTGCACAAGGAGTGCTGGGGAAGAGAGTGGATGAGATGGAGGCCGGCTTCATGATGGCTTTGGATTACATGATTCAGCTTGCTGATGATGACCAAGATGACAAG CGTAAGTCGCTATTGGAGGTGATCAAGGACACAGTCTTATCCTACCTTACCAAAAAATGCCCCCCACAC gTTCAAGTGATTGGCCTACTGTGTAGAACTCCTCTGAAAGACAGCAGACAGGAATTACTACGCAGAGTGGCTGCTGGTGGTGGTGTATTTCAAAGTAAAAATGACGTCAAAGTTCATGTTCCAGCTGCAAATCTAAATGAAATTGCCAATCAAGCTGATGATTTACTGGAG ACAATGGAAACTCGGCCAGTAGTTCCGGATCGGAAGTTACTTGCAAGGCTTGTTTTGATCAGAGAGGAAGCTCGAAATAGGATGGGCGGTGGAATACTAGATGAGAGAAATGATCGTGGGTTTAAGACTCTTCCTGAATCAGAG GTGAACTTCTTAACCAAACTGGTAGCTTTGAAACCGGGGAAGACTGTGGAGGAGATGATAAAAAATGTAATGGAAGGAAAAGACGAAGGTGCAGAAGAGTCAGGCAGTGATGACAAAAATACTACCAGCAAGAAGGGAAGTGGAATTGCAGGAAGG GAAAGTGTTACAGGACGAAAAGCGCTACCTGTGCGCCCTGGCATGTTTCTTGAAACTGTATCCAAG GTCTTAGGTGGCATATATGGAGGAAATGTCTCTGGCATCACAGCACAACATCTAGAATGG GTTCATCAAAAGACACTTGAAGTTCTTCAGGAAATAGCATTTTAA